From Anastrepha obliqua isolate idAnaObli1 chromosome 3, idAnaObli1_1.0, whole genome shotgun sequence:
cgcgtatcggcattcacgtcactattgacagatataatttcgaggttgtaaaagacttcgtatatttaggaaccaacattaacaccgataataatgtcagcctggaaattcagcgtagaatctctcttgccaacaagtgctactttggactaagtaggcaactgagcagtaaagtcctctctcgacgaacaaaactaacactgtacaagactctcatcatgcccgtcctaacgtatggcgcagaagcgtggacgatgacaacatccgatgaagcgacgtttggagtgtccgagagaaagattttgcgtaagatttttagacctttccacgttggcaacggcgaatatcgcagacgatggaacgatgagctgtatgagctttacgacgatatagacatagcacagcgaataaagatccagcggcttcgttggctggatcatgtcgtgCGAATGGATGGATGCGGTatcaactggtggtagcagaggaagaggaaagcctcctttgcgtaatcaggtggagaagaacttggcttcatatcaagaaacgactggcacgtttggttaaactcggccaaaatcgtttaagatgttatcgcaccaatcaataAGAAGAAGACCAAGTGTCATactacagttagaattttcaaaaaatcaattttttttcttaatgtacatatatttaaaaatacgtaCAGAagatttaatatcgttccggaggatattttcgaagttacttCAACGAGATCTGTTTGGTTtgttaatttcagaggatccagttcagagatatagtagCCACCGTAAAACGCTTTTTTTTGAGAGCAACTCctggagatcagctgtagctccttttcaaataaatagttttactaatacatagtcttaaaatacagttaaaatataacataatatgtatacaaatttttagatcaataaatttaaaagttttgtcagaaaaaattctgaaaaattcgcTTTCTTCGGTCTTCTAAAGTTACACCCAACATAGAACGGCCAATGAaaatttaaacgcgtttttctcaaaacgacttttctgaacacggtggcgtcgatttctcgaagacttatgaaccgattttaatttttgtttttaatttttgtacatgtattggctacagTCGTATATAGCCGTttttagaaattaatattttttcaagcctttcgaaaacaaaaaaagggtaaaaacacaaattcatttttcaaacctgcaccattttctcagaaaaagtaaaagaaaaaaccgCCACGCAcaacgatagccattgatgtatagattaagaattttttggttttttgctttcagatgatttttcaccgctgtatcgtggtcaccagggtgcatcagtcttttatgacgtcattgcattaatattgaaacttggaatttgaaaaggtcgagccaaggagcaccaggagatttggtggctcctaaaacactcaagctaaaaagctcattgtatttgaagctctggaaaggggtagatagtcaaggagggaaggagaaaagtaccagaaaaagagataggaaagaatagagccagagagtcctgtgagaatttttcagattctttggtaaatctgtaaatatcctccagttttagagaacgaatattactcattctcatgacatcgaagctcaaaactcgtagccttgctctagcaaaggtaggacactcacagagaaagtgctcagtgctatccgcctcctccaagcatgacaggcacattgggtcatcaatgattccaatggtggtcatatgctaaccccatgggttgtgtcctgtaattaTAGCGACCATCAACCGGaggtctttccttccaagttttagtagaaagtttgacagttttctcttcggacttttcacaaaacactttgcaattctgcagcgttctagaccggaccatcgctctttatgtagattgcctacataatcgctgatcccgttcatgattcctgcggaactgattccgagtattggctctggcccctgtgggggcacccctgttccacggttggccaattcatcggcaatttcgtttcttgaacaccggagtgtcccggaacccatataagtacaagcctgttttgtcttgcgacagaattaagcttcttcttacattcttgaacaatctttgaggtttgcttagcgttctccagggccttcagtgcagcctgactgtcactgaaaactccaatcatattatgcattaatattaataacaattgtaatttttaatattttttaataaaaatgtgtgtcagtgtagttgaatatatgttaaataaattataatttgtccgatTCTCAAATAATCttccctacttataaaaaaatgcatgaaaatcacttaattttcacgcgttcacagtggtgttcccccttagtGCAGAAGAAAAACGCAAtcattttcgaaatttgtttcatattttatttaaggaaTTCGTATAAATTTAaagctataaaaataaataaatgcatgggATGATTTACTACAAAATataaatctacatacatacgtacatatttataagtatttgtTTCACAGTCAAATtctatttacaaaatttctgaTTTAACTTACAAGTACatagtaaaaattgtgattCGAAACTGGTAACTAACCCtacctaatttttaaattaagcagTTGTGCGTAGGAATCACAGCAGTTTCGAGAAAGCATGCGCGGCAAAGACAACTTCTCTAGCTTTTAATTTCTCCAATAATTACATTTTCGTCCTGCATAAAAAtcttacacatacacacttaatGTTTGAGTCTACgtaggtatgtaaataaatataattaaactaAGTACAACAACATTCAGCTATTTAAACAATATCACAGTTGTGTTTCAACAGTTCGCAAACTGTCAAACTTCTATACTTAAGTGTCACTCCACTGACAATTGCGGAACTTCTCAAGTCTTCTGTAGTCGGGCAGCAGCTAGTTTTTATGCGCCAGTCAGACTTCACTGAATGATGCTGTTGGTGTTGCCACTCTTGGCTgcattgctattgttgttgttgtttccttAACTGTTGCCACGGAGTTTGATGTTGATGGGCTTGTATGCTTTTCTTTCGCTTGTTCTGTGGATGCGGCAGCTGACTTCTCACTGGCATCTGTCAATGTGACATTTGTTGAACACAACAGGTTGTGATAGACATTGGCGGCCTCCTCATAAGTTGGCAAAACAGCGTAAGCCTTACCATCGGCCATTACTATGCCCGCTGGCGTTGTTGTTTGCTGTGACAGCAATGGTGTCGTCACTTCGACGAGTTGTGACTGAGGTGATTGTGGAGGCTTTTGTTGCTGCTCATTCGAGACTTtttcatttgcatgaaatatgctAAAGACGCTGGGATGCACAATGAGGCAAGATTGTGGGGACTTATTGAGCAACTCAAGTGCAGCTTCGTAGGAAGGCAGCCCTGAGACGAGCGTATATTCGGGCACGGGATCTTCGAAATCGGGATGCATTTTAGTAGTTTCATTGTCGAGCGCGTTGCGTGATTGCGTGACGGTACTGCGATCTGTAAGTAGGAAAAGAAGGATGGAGTTGAAATAAGTTGGCATATTTTaatagtacatttttttatatttttttttatatataaaggaatAAGGGACTAATTTACTTCAAAAAGTAATGACTAGTAGCAACatctgttaaatttttaatcagaaaataagaaatacaaTAAAGAGTAGAGGCACtaagcatttatgtatgtatctgtgtatgtatgcacctagTCACGTTATCATGCGGTATTCTTTGATGTGATCTAacgaaatttttcgaaaataatcgcgttttttttatattttagttgcttatttatttttttattttcatattttagcgGCATTCTAACGAATTCTATTTTGATTTGTACGTATCATTTTGAATACTTTGAAGTTTATACTCGAAGAGTTGAAGaatcaaaacaaaagcaaaaacaaaaataataataattagcaaatttttaatgaattaatcTGCGCTTACTCATAATTCGTAAGCTGTGAATATGCAAATTTATATACGTCTACGGGTGAACTCACAATGATAGTGCACAGTAGCAATATGAAATTTGCCGACAACCTTGAGCTCACTTTACCGTTAAAGAGCAGCCAaatcccaaaaacaaaaaactaataaaagtgaaaataaacatAGAACATTAGATTTGACATCAGCCAGTTAGTGACGTAGTCAAAAGTCAAGGAACGCTTTATCAATGTTCGGCAGCTGTTATTCAACAAAAATAACCCAGTACGAgttatcaataaataaatacattaatttaaaatttagccGCCCGGACTCAAGAAAGAACGTTTTCTTTTTCCTGATGCTACCCCTTGACTTTATTCTAGGGCTAAAAaatgatattctttttttttttttgatatgccCTTTCATGTAAATTTGTTACAAAACGCTTATgcaccaccttgatcaaaaagtttccggatcaACCGCCAGCTGACGCTCTAAGataactgatttgagttctgttttgtgtttttgttggtagccacatctgtgattagtTTAGGTAAGGTTGAAtgggttgtcctgtgggacacacgcAGGCTCATAGCGCATTGAGATGCCGCGTATGGAACTTTTCCTTATTTTTCCTAAAACTAGTGTGTACTTatcagaaattttagaaaatctttgatttgtgAATATTTcagcttagcagagattctgtgcgtttagcgttgagagtcggccacaattaCCTGTGGTTAACATTCCGATAAAAATTGTACCGCCATTCTGtgacatttgcaaaagttacGCCGTTTTGAGTTAATCTATGCACTTGTTTTGGATTTATCATGCACTAGTTTTGGATTTTTTACagctttaaaaatggatttgaatttgcaacaacgagtttgtattaaattttgcgttaaaaattgattcaatgaTGCGGAatccttagaaatgttgggaaaatgTTTTGGGATACCCTAAAGAAAATAACTTGGGATACGAGTGGCAAGAACGCTCGAACAGAggtcgtgagtccatcgaggaagACGAAAGTAGTGGCAGGTCGTCGACATAGAAAAGTGATGAAAGCATcaataatgtgaaaagttacAATCAGAGAACTAGCAGTGGACTTGAACACTGCTTATGGATCCATTCAGGGCATTGTAGTTGATGATTTCAGTTTgcgtcgtgttgctgcaaagtagGTCCTAAAGCACTAAATTTCCAGTAAAAAAGGGACctcgttgatatcgccaaagacgcGTGAATTGATGATTACGatacgcaatccagacatcaggcgagtgagtggagagctccgaatgaaccaagactaaaaaaaccctttctttttcaGTCAACAAAGAAAGCTATGCTCTCGGTTTTTATAGATAACAAAGGTATTGTGCACCACGAATTTTGGCCAGAAGGTCTGAGAGTTCAGAAGAACTATTATTTTGccattatgagacgtttacgtgaagcaattcgccaaaaaagaaaggttttgtggaaaaacaactcgtggattttgaaccatgataacgcaccctATCATTATCcctgaatttttgaccaatacCGAAACGAATagcatccaacagccatcgaagtCAACTGATTTCGCtccctgcaatttttttccGTATAATCGACTCAAAAACCTACTATGGGGAAGGCGTTTTAagagccgaaaggaagtaatgcaAAGATCGAAgatggctctgatggctataccagaAATACTTATAGAGTTCCAGCAATGTTTCGCGAGCTGGTTCAAACGCTGACATTAGTGCGTTGCTATTGGTGGGTTGTACTTTGAACgtgataatattatttttgaggaaggaacttgtattttgaattttccgaaTATAATACGGGAACTTTTTGAACAAGGTACaaatgtataattggcgcttgcaccCTTCTTCATTGGGTATTTGCCCTAGcttttcctcttatttgtggtgtaagTCCTGAtactttttcacaaatggaggacctAGAGTTTTATACCGACTTCGCACGGTGGATTTTTGTAAGAGGGAATACACGTAGCAAAACATTCTCTTCAGCactcaaaataatatagaaattatgagaaGTAGCGAAAATGccgaaaactttattttgagctccaaaatacttcaaattaacTGTACTTGAAAGGTAGATACTTTTTGTCATGAAGTAATCATTTGATCTGATCACATGATCAGCACACATGTCTTTCATATAACCACGGTAAGTTTTAATTGAGATACCCATGATTTCGTGCACATAGCTCCCAAAGATATCTAAGAATGCTGAGCTTGCTGAATGCGTtagtaatatttatttctctCGAAATAGTTTTGTCTTTGAAGTTGTCATGAAATGAGATCACTTCATATGATCGCATCATTTACCTAATATATCTTCTATTGGGTGCAATTCATTCACAATAATAGATTTCCGTTTAGCATATAACGATATCAAACAcataaatgcaattaaaatgaAGTATATCGAGCATATGATGAGATTATGTGATAAGATCATATGATGAGATCAAATGATGAGATTATGTGGTAAGACCATATGATGAGATCATATGGTGAGATAATGTGGTAAGATTATATGGTGAAATCATATAATGCGGTTTAACGTTCATTTCAATGCAACTTCAAAAGAATATATCTTTTTAATTTGAGGCAAGTGTAtcagcacatatgtacatacttatatgtatatgtatacctcAAAAAACTTAGGGAACTAAGTAAATATACGTCAATCATGTGATGATGTGCTCATATGATCATAAGATCAGATCAAGCGACCATTTGTTTGGCAACTTTAAAGCTGCATATCTTTCTTTTCAGGAACTAAACGGAGAAAATATACCTTATCATCATGTTAAGCATATCTTTTAGCATGTTTGAGGGCTATGCCGGCCGAGTGTTACCGGTTTGAACGAGCATAATGCAATCAGccaatgataataataataattaattgctATAGCGGGAATGAAATCGGCAAAGGATAGTTGAGAAAAGTATAGTTCGTGACGTTGAGAGGAGTATGGCAAAGTTATTGTGAGCTGTTAAGAtagttattaatttgtttttttttttgctgattatTTACTTAATAACTTGTTTTTGTTATGATTCATTTCATTCAATCATCATTACTTTTAGTCTTATGAACTCCAATCAGATTTATTCCGAAATCTTCTTCTTcgcgatagccgcttacgcgatGGTGCCCCAATTTAataaagcgcgtcagtcgtttctatCTCTTGAAACGAATAATAAAGATGTTTTTAATTACTGATTAATTGATAGTAACTTTTTATATGAGATTATTGGCAGTAGTGAAAAGTTTTTGTGTAATTATCCGCCTTATCTAGGCTTATAATATAAGTCACTGATTTTTTGTGTCAGTCACGTGCTTCAAAATGTGTTGTAGTCAAAAGgtgataagaaaaaaaaaacaaaaataaaaaaaggaatcaTAAACatcgaaacaaaaaataaaaaaaaaacagaacaataTAAAACATGAAAGCAAATAATCGCAATCAATAACTAGTTAACGTCCCATTATCAAGTGTCGTAAACCAAATCATTAGTCGAATTTTAATCTTAactggcatacatacatatatatacatacacatacatacatataaatacatatacatatgtacaaatgtacttTAAACAATTGGCAAGAACTTGTTAGTCGTCACGTCTCACTTTACCTAATCAACTGACCTAAATTCATTGAGttaatttcacttttgaccaTTTCgtataaattttgcatttattattCAAACAGTAATATAAAAATCGCATTTGCGCGCACGAAAAATGGTAAAGCATATTGTAAAAATAGTTATGTTTGTATACTTATAAACAGTCGCACATATCTACAATGTGTCTATGGCTTATAGCCAAATacacatatcgcacttgttacgttaaagcgtaacaactcaaaatttccaaattttagttttttgcaagaaaacaatGTACAGTGGTCATCTCTACACACTGTAAAAATCGTTCAGTGGTTTGTCTAgtctttcgttaaaaaaaccgttatgactctctttttgttttcagaatgaCTTTTTTGTCTCACCTAAAGTGttacatttttagttgtctccaagtgttttaacaaatttgtgtcacataaactgtaacattttgaattgtgcctgtttacaaccaaacggtttgtttaaaatataccactaagtgtataaaaaaatttcaggaaaagagtaacaactcaaaaatgtgttattttagcgcaactactaaacaaataagaacgaaacaaccgttatattcttttcaatgatattttcgtgcaattacatattttttccttgtaatatattattaatatttacggaaacagtttttcgtctctactgaaaatgttcagattttgagttgttacgctttaacgtaacaagtgcgatatgtgcGCTTGAATGGTGTTAGTATGTTGAGAAATCGTAGCCAAATAGGCACAGCTGAATGAAAATGCAAACACACACGTGTGCGTATGTACGTTTAAGAGTCTCGAGGAAGGCGTATGCAACTATGTATGAAAGTGCAAGCAGCTAACCGCATAAAGTAAACATAAATATTGGCATTATCAATACGCCAATTGCAGTTGGGCAAGCACGAATATGAATTCTCTAAAATTAGTAGGTTGGCGTTGCTTGTTGTTTGGTGCTGTGGCTCAAGGTGAGATACGAATACAACAATGTAATCAACCTGCGTTCAAATTGGTGAGTATGCACAAGcgcatattaataaataaatattttcggatTTAAGCTCAAAatgaacaagaagaagaagacagcCGTAGCAGTGGGTATTTGCGTGTGACATATCGGCTGTAAGGCCTGAGTTCGAGCTGTGCCTTCAATGTTAAATGATTTACTAGACAATGGCAAGCCCACCGGCGTATTTCtgctattatatatttatttatttaattatatggaATATAATTACAAATAATTGCATTACAGTAGTAAGGCACCTAGCTTTTGGGGCTATCGGCCTAATGCTGTTATAGAAAAGGCAACTGCTGTTCAGAGCGGCATACAATTAAAGAGCGTTCTTATGCTTCTAGGACAATGCCAAGACgctatttaataacaaaaagtaaataaacagaTGTAAAGCTTAAGTAAACTTTGCtagttttgtttgatttaatttaggtaaaattttatttaattaaaatatagttttaattttatattattttattcaatttattattttcttatttcatctcacattatttcgttttgttttacatttatttgatttaatgtaCTTACAatagtatttaattaaaataaagtttaatttttatattattcaatttaatttattatttttaaaatttcttttttatgttatatttcGTACcttatcatttcattttattttacctttatttgattgaatttagtgaaaattttatttggcttatttgatttaatttaggtaaaattttatttaattaaaatatagttttagttttcttatttctctaatttatttatatttttatatatttttattatttctttaatttttttatattttatttcatcatacatcattttggttttattttataatacatttgttttattttattgaatattgatGCATTTgactttatttcactttatttttttacttgttcAATTTGAATGGATTTcgtttaattcttttttctttttttatgtttgttatttcatttcgttttattttatattaatttatgttcactacttttttaattatttaattaattaattctttttatGCATAATTACttcgtttaattttaaatcattttaataaatttctttacttttgtttattattttatttcatattattttattttatttaatttcatttatttatataatattatttcatatatatatttatttttattttattcggatttatttattttttaattctttaagtttacattttttaaatattgtttcatatttaatattttattttttgttgctttcctttttttatttcattcctttttaatacattttcttgtttacttattttttatattttattgtttcatttggttttactttattttatttcattttaatacatttatttctctattatttttttcatattactttattcaatttcattttatttaattaatttatttttattttactcgcatttattttatttttaatttgaatgaattttttcctttttattttattttactcgcatttattttatttttaatttgatttaatatttattttctttgattcttttcctttttattttattttgttgtaatgatatttttgtttatatattttttatattttattatttcatttccctttattttatttaaacttctttctctcttttttatttattttttttatttttgatttttatttcatttcatgtttGCGCATTCTTTTGTTTACTTAGATTTTGAATTTCACTGTTTTATTTCATGttgctttctttttatttctttcttttttttatttatttctgttttctatTCCATTGCGCTTtaatcaattttatatattttaccatttaatttaattctatttcatttgtatatttctattttactcaggtttatttaatttttgttttttaatttatttttctttatcttaTTTCTTTTACTGAATCTAACTTTATTTCATTCAATTCCATCTCCCAAACTTTTTGTTACAATACCCATTTTCATCACTTTCCCTGCACACGCGGAACTAATTAGTCCtctattcaaatacaaatattccCAACTATTCAATTTCCTTTTCACAACCACTTCATAAACAAATATCTACTTACAATTACTTTTCCATGTCCGGAACTGATGGTACAGGAAGCACGAGCAAATGCAGAACACCATCGAGATGAGAATCAGTGTTAGCACAATTCCAATCCACACTTCATTCATAAACTTGTCGTACTCCACTTGGCGTTGGAGCTCATCCATGGCGTCAATACCAGATGAATCAATAATGACGTGATTCGGTGGGGACATGCGAAACAAATCCATACTTTTTTCCTCTCCAACCGAACTATCCACACCCGGTGAATTATCGATTTTAATGTATTTCCTCAATTGTATAGAATTAAGTAGGGTAGCGCcaattctttgcaaaatttcaCTTGATGGACTAATTGTAGTTGAAGAAATATCTAGTGTGGACACTGTGGGCGTGGCAGTTATGCTTGTTTTACTGCCTTCGAGTATTTGCTGCGCGTACCCATCCAAAGGTGGGAATTCGTGTGGCAGTTCGAAATTCAATGAGCGTGTCAGACCATCCATATTCGCGTTTATACGGCTTACGGCAAAAAAAAAGCTACGTCTGTATATACTGCAGTAGGTAACAATATCACTTTCTTAGGTCGCCGACTTCACTTTACTGCATTTACTCACAACAAAGTGTAAATGAATTGCGTTTTGTGTACTTtcggtttttctttttgcaatttattaattatttcttttgtgtAATTACTTTATCAGTGTGGTTTATTAATTTTCTCCAGAAGTATTTTCGTGCAATCAAGGCTTTTTCATATCTCAGatactttgtaaatattttatttgcttctcCTTTGTTAAATTGCTTTCGTGTTATAAATTGACTTTACGACTTTTCTCAGCATATTTAATTTCACTGCGCGCAACACTGGCGAATACGTCCGTAACTAACGCAATCTCTATTTAAACTGTTTTCCACAGCGTAAATACGCATCCATAATGTACGGCTCTCTGGCCTGTTACAAGAAACACAAATGCAGCACACAAACGCAACTATGCGCCAGACTCTCATTACGCTGCTCGAGGAGAGGCGCTCCGTATTCTAGCTTGCCAATGATCTGCCACAGCAGTTTGAGTATTTTTCAATTGCGTTATCAGCATGAAAACATTTTGTAATAGATTTCTAGCATACAATCGGATTGGGCGAGCGTTTGCTCTCCACAAACTATTGCACGATCGCTCATGCACTCTTTGAACTCACAATCGATCAGCAGTGCCGTGAGTACAGCAACCGGCTACCTGTTTTTTGTCAATTCCCCAGCTTTCCTCACTATTTGCGGCGTGTCTTTTAGGCattgcttttcattttattcgTGACGCTGAATTTATAACAAAGACCtaattttcttctgaaaatggATTTCTGTCAGTTTAACTGCTCTTTCCGCTGTGCAACATGCATACCCCTGCTCCACCACCGTCTGCCACTTTCCTTGCCGTGCGAGTATTACCGTCTGTTCTTGCTCATTTGCCGCTCGGTTACGCACCAACGAGCATCAGCTAGAATATCTATCCATTCTTCTGCTCTTCTTCTATCATTTCCTTGTAGATGAATGGACGGTTGGATGGATGGGAAATGTTCTATTATTCCGTTTCTtatgcatatgtttttataagtacgtatgtatgtacttatgcatTTAGGTAGCTACTAACACGCAGACACAATGTGTTGTTcttgcttttttattgcttgtTCGTGTAAAACCATGAAATGATCTTATTCTCTAAAATAATTCCAAATATTCCTTTTTGAAATATCTCTGTTTGTGCTAATGCTTGTGGGTATACTTTCGGAGCAATTAGAAGGGAAGAAGAATTTTTAACAATAGATTCAAATTATGTGGCCCATAATTGGCGTTACAAAACAATTAGGAGGGAGTCGAACAAAGTTTTTTCGGTGCTGTCGCACATCTTTATACTAGAGGATTTACTTTGATTTCCAGCCACACTGCCGAGTGACGAATATGACAGGCCTCTCGCTAAGCGATGCTATGTCCCCAAGTGTCGTGGACTCAGACACAGGTTTTGAATTTCTTACAG
This genomic window contains:
- the LOC129240939 gene encoding protein commissureless 2, with amino-acid sequence MDGLTRSLNFELPHEFPPLDGYAQQILEGSKTSITATPTVSTLDISSTTISPSSEILQRIGATLLNSIQLRKYIKIDNSPGVDSSVGEEKSMDLFRMSPPNHVIIDSSGIDAMDELQRQVEYDKFMNEVWIGIVLTLILISMVFCICSCFLYHQFRTWKSNYRSTVTQSRNALDNETTKMHPDFEDPVPEYTLVSGLPSYEAALELLNKSPQSCLIVHPSVFSIFHANEKVSNEQQQKPPQSPQSQLVEVTTPLLSQQTTTPAGIVMADGKAYAVLPTYEEAANVYHNLLCSTNVTLTDASEKSAAASTEQAKEKHTSPSTSNSVATVKETTTTIAMQPRVATPTASFSEV